In Chitinophagales bacterium, a single genomic region encodes these proteins:
- a CDS encoding SCO family protein, with the protein MDKGKYVKKYWLIIVALIPFLILTVFYFYTKEAREDLSTMKYPRKMYPVGIDTVNLGAGKYRVDSVYYAINNFNFVNQYNQEITKEVLHDKIIVANFFSVNNTTVSPKISQQLARIQSEMIRDDRVVLLSFTTEPLTDSISVLKQYAQQYGAIPGKWHFLNGSEEQIVNLANDELKLAKQMKKSLESSEDIINAKQLILLDPNWNIRGYYDGSSENKVNILMGDILLLQKEFKR; encoded by the coding sequence ATGGATAAAGGCAAATACGTAAAAAAATACTGGCTCATAATTGTAGCCTTAATTCCCTTTTTAATTTTAACTGTTTTTTATTTCTATACCAAAGAGGCACGGGAAGATTTAAGCACAATGAAATACCCCCGAAAGATGTATCCTGTGGGTATAGATACTGTAAACTTAGGTGCTGGAAAATATAGGGTAGATAGTGTATATTACGCCATTAACAATTTTAATTTTGTAAATCAGTATAATCAAGAAATAACTAAAGAGGTTTTGCACGATAAAATTATTGTAGCTAACTTTTTTAGTGTAAATAATACAACTGTTAGTCCAAAAATTAGCCAACAACTTGCACGCATACAATCTGAAATGATAAGAGATGATAGGGTAGTGCTATTGTCTTTTACTACAGAACCATTAACGGATTCAATATCCGTGTTAAAACAATATGCACAGCAGTATGGAGCAATACCCGGAAAATGGCATTTTTTAAACGGTAGCGAAGAGCAAATTGTTAATTTAGCCAATGACGAATTAAAATTGGCAAAGCAGATGAAAAAAAGCCTTGAAAGTAGTGAAGATATTATTAATGCTAAACAACTTATTTTATTAGACCCTAATTGGAATATCAGAGGCTATTATGACGGCTCATCAGAAAATAAAGTGAATATACTTATGGGAGATATATTACTTTTGCAAAAAGAATTTAAAAGATAA
- a CDS encoding quinol:cytochrome C oxidoreductase: MSNKTFTFGNNLKKWAYALTAVGVVGMILSFFFDKTAHHNRFWANLLLNTYYFAGIAVTGVFFITAHQLGYGGWHTVFKKIPIAMSRFLFVAFILFVVIVAGMWIAPSSLYSHWADPHHVDSIVSGKSPFLTRFWYTVGVLGFFGLWALFAYLLPKNFVSIKNWKEYSKAKKLSAAFLLIFGVSSSILSWWVIMSLDPHWYSTLFGWYNLASYICAGLAMMILIIIGLKQAGYMPKVHIDHIHDLGKLMFGFSIFWTYLWFSQFMLIWYANVPEATVWFNKRFDVGLFKFLFYATLVINFLLPLLALMSRDAKRKMLTMAFVSVMVIFGHYLDFFYMVMYEPMAKVEHAEAHGEEHALLNAETVLYAQNTATETVEQNVVETHAVVANEENTVHADAHGAEANQTTVEHGEVHGHEKESKSYARLGLIELMFFAGFLGIFLLLTFTGLDGQELEIEEDPFLKESLNHHI; encoded by the coding sequence ATGTCAAACAAAACATTTACATTCGGAAATAATTTAAAGAAATGGGCGTATGCACTTACAGCCGTAGGCGTTGTAGGTATGATATTGTCATTCTTTTTTGATAAAACAGCACATCATAACCGTTTTTGGGCTAATTTATTATTAAATACATACTACTTTGCAGGTATAGCGGTAACAGGTGTATTTTTTATAACAGCTCATCAATTAGGATATGGAGGATGGCATACCGTATTTAAAAAAATACCTATTGCTATGTCAAGGTTCTTATTTGTAGCTTTTATCCTTTTTGTAGTTATAGTAGCAGGTATGTGGATAGCTCCATCAAGCTTATATAGCCACTGGGCAGACCCACACCACGTAGATTCTATAGTTTCGGGAAAATCTCCTTTTTTAACAAGATTTTGGTACACCGTAGGAGTTTTAGGTTTCTTTGGTTTGTGGGCATTGTTTGCTTATTTATTGCCTAAAAACTTCGTAAGTATTAAAAATTGGAAAGAATATTCAAAAGCAAAAAAATTATCGGCAGCTTTCTTGTTAATATTTGGAGTTAGTAGTTCTATTTTAAGCTGGTGGGTTATCATGTCTTTAGATCCACACTGGTATAGTACCTTATTTGGTTGGTATAATTTAGCCAGCTATATATGTGCAGGTTTAGCTATGATGATTTTAATTATCATAGGATTAAAACAAGCTGGATATATGCCAAAAGTGCATATAGATCACATTCACGATTTAGGAAAATTAATGTTTGGCTTTAGTATATTCTGGACATACTTATGGTTCTCTCAATTTATGCTGATATGGTATGCTAACGTACCGGAAGCTACAGTTTGGTTCAATAAGAGATTTGATGTAGGACTGTTTAAATTCTTGTTTTATGCTACTTTAGTAATAAATTTCTTGTTGCCTTTATTAGCATTAATGTCAAGAGATGCTAAGCGTAAAATGTTAACTATGGCATTTGTTTCTGTGATGGTAATATTTGGTCATTATTTAGATTTTTTCTATATGGTTATGTATGAACCAATGGCTAAAGTAGAACATGCTGAAGCACATGGCGAAGAACATGCTTTATTAAATGCTGAAACAGTATTATATGCTCAAAATACGGCTACTGAAACAGTAGAACAAAATGTAGTAGAAACACATGCTGTTGTAGCTAATGAAGAAAATACCGTGCATGCAGATGCACATGGTGCAGAAGCTAACCAAACTACGGTAGAACACGGAGAAGTACACGGGCATGAAAAAGAATCTAAATCTTATGCAAGATTGGGTTTAATAGAATTGATGTTTTTTGCAGGATTTTTAGGAATCTTTTTGTTATTAACTTTTACAGGATTGGATGGTCAAGAATTAGAAATTGAAGAAGATCCGTTCTTAAAAGAAAGTTTAAATCACCATATATAA
- a CDS encoding cytochrome c oxidase subunit II, which produces MSTGLLIFLAIVLFFAIMFLVAKATELSASGEDKTDALERKSNTQAKLLMAFLIIGLSATAYSFYALYPRMLPESASIHGDWVDSMFNITSLIAILVFVGVHIVLISFVYKYRYRRDRQAYFFTHSNKLEIIWTVGPAIVLVFLSFKGLSAWDKIFDFKSLPQEPGAIHEIEVTGKQFGWIMRYPGTDGKFGERIIDKEHISTINELGINWEDEHSRDDFMADELVLVQGKPTYMILGAQDVIHSFFLPHFRVKMDCVPGMPTRFMFTPKYTTEQYKEEVLKKSKYWQQINPETGNPRWQDFTFELACAELCGKSHFAMRREVKVVTQEEYDAWVKDQKSYYETVIATN; this is translated from the coding sequence ATGAGTACAGGTTTATTAATATTTTTGGCGATAGTCCTATTTTTTGCTATCATGTTTTTGGTAGCAAAAGCAACAGAATTATCTGCTTCTGGAGAAGATAAAACAGATGCTTTAGAAAGAAAAAGCAATACACAAGCTAAATTGTTAATGGCTTTTCTTATAATAGGTCTTTCGGCTACGGCATACAGTTTTTATGCTCTTTATCCACGTATGTTGCCCGAGTCGGCAAGTATTCATGGCGACTGGGTAGATAGCATGTTTAATATAACAAGTTTAATAGCTATATTGGTATTTGTAGGTGTGCATATTGTGCTTATTAGTTTTGTATATAAATATAGATATAGAAGAGATAGGCAAGCTTATTTCTTTACACACAGCAATAAATTAGAAATAATATGGACAGTAGGTCCTGCTATAGTTTTAGTGTTTTTATCTTTTAAAGGTTTAAGTGCTTGGGATAAAATATTTGATTTTAAATCATTGCCACAAGAGCCGGGAGCTATTCATGAAATTGAAGTTACAGGAAAACAATTTGGTTGGATAATGAGATACCCTGGTACAGACGGAAAATTTGGGGAAAGAATAATAGATAAAGAACACATATCTACTATTAATGAATTAGGTATTAATTGGGAAGATGAGCATAGTAGAGATGATTTTATGGCAGATGAATTAGTATTAGTACAAGGTAAACCTACATATATGATTCTTGGTGCTCAAGATGTTATTCACAGTTTTTTCTTGCCTCATTTTAGAGTTAAAATGGACTGTGTGCCGGGTATGCCTACTCGTTTTATGTTTACGCCAAAATACACTACAGAACAGTACAAAGAAGAAGTGCTTAAGAAAAGTAAATATTGGCAACAAATTAATCCGGAAACCGGCAACCCAAGATGGCAAGATTTCACATTTGAGTTAGCTTGTGCAGAATTATGTGGTAAATCACATTTTGCTATGAGAAGAGAAGTGAAAGTAGTAACTCAAGAAGAGTATGATGCATGGGTTAAAGACCAAAAATCATATTACGAAACAGTTATAGCAACAAATTAA
- a CDS encoding cytochrome c oxidase subunit 3 → MEIANNTYQPNFNEEQKTRAFALRLMLYIGMASITMFFAVTTSSLIVKKADTLNWAQFPLPNVFTISTIIAIISSALFYFTYKTYKKAKFNQYLILLLVSGISGLAFLISQLIGFNALTNMDFPLSGNVSGSFIYFLAIVHGLHIITGLVVLLIVWIKSYLSKKDKEFEGSGIVNPNRVLALELLTTYWHFVNALWVYLYVFFYFNYQ, encoded by the coding sequence TTGGAAATAGCAAATAATACATATCAACCTAATTTTAACGAAGAGCAAAAAACACGTGCTTTTGCACTTAGGTTAATGTTATATATAGGAATGGCATCTATTACTATGTTTTTTGCTGTTACCACCAGTTCATTAATAGTAAAAAAAGCAGACACTTTAAATTGGGCTCAGTTCCCATTGCCTAATGTATTTACCATTAGTACAATAATAGCTATAATAAGTAGTGCCTTATTTTACTTTACTTATAAAACATATAAAAAAGCAAAGTTTAACCAATATTTGATTTTGTTATTAGTAAGTGGCATTTCCGGTTTAGCATTTTTAATAAGTCAATTAATAGGCTTTAATGCACTTACTAATATGGATTTTCCTTTAAGTGGAAATGTTTCGGGGTCTTTTATTTATTTCTTAGCTATAGTGCATGGTTTGCATATTATAACCGGCTTAGTTGTTTTACTAATAGTATGGATAAAATCATATTTGAGTAAAAAAGACAAAGAATTTGAAGGAAGTGGAATAGTGAATCCCAATAGGGTTTTAGCTTTAGAGTTATTAACTACTTACTGGCATTTTGTAAATGCTTTGTGGGTATATTTATATGTATTTTTTTATTTTAATTATCAATAA
- a CDS encoding DUF420 domain-containing protein, whose translation MAIQLSEKRAKLIIVALSVVVALLVGVLNWGIDKRTVTGLDLSFFPKFHAILNSIVALLLVVGLYFIKTKKTELHKKTMFLSFVVSAVFLVSYVIYHTLAEPTRYTDEGFLKIVYLLLLATHIILAAFIMPFILMTFYYAWSNKYEKHKKLARKVWPFWFYVAVSGVLVYIMISPFYNF comes from the coding sequence ATGGCAATTCAATTAAGCGAAAAACGAGCAAAACTGATTATTGTGGCACTATCGGTGGTTGTGGCATTATTAGTAGGAGTTTTAAACTGGGGAATAGATAAAAGAACCGTTACGGGCTTAGATTTGTCTTTTTTTCCAAAGTTTCATGCTATTTTAAACAGCATTGTAGCTTTGCTTTTGGTAGTCGGTTTATATTTTATTAAAACAAAAAAAACAGAACTGCATAAAAAAACAATGTTCTTATCCTTTGTGGTTTCGGCAGTATTTTTAGTGTCGTATGTTATATATCATACATTGGCAGAACCCACAAGATATACCGATGAAGGATTTTTAAAAATAGTTTACTTATTGCTTTTAGCTACGCATATTATTTTGGCGGCATTTATTATGCCTTTTATTTTAATGACTTTTTACTACGCTTGGAGCAATAAATATGAAAAACATAAAAAATTAGCAAGGAAAGTTTGGCCATTTTGGTTTTATGTGGCAGTTTCGGGTGTTTTAGTTTATATTATGATTTCTCCTTTTTATAATTTTTAA
- a CDS encoding cbb3-type cytochrome c oxidase subunit I: MSEAIGHQIEGHGSHAHDDHHHEESWLTKYVFSQDHKMIAKQFLVTGIFWAVVGALLSLFFRIQLAWPNETFPFLENVLGSWAEGGKISNDFYYALVTMHGTILVFFVLTAGLSGTFSNFLIPLQIGARDMASPFMNMLSYWFFFAASVVLFVSFFIQTGPASGGWTAYPPLNGIRDVALNKGSGLGFDMWLSAITLFVIGSTLGSLNYISTILTMRTKGLSLTKMPLIIWALMFTAVIGVLAFPALVAAAGLLEFDRLLDTSFFLNNIVINGDLLAYKGGSPIVFQHLFWFLGHPEVYIIILPTMGIVSEVLSVHAKKPVFGYKAMIMSMGAIVVIGFFVWAHHMFVTGMSPAIGRVFAIFTLLIAIPSAIKSFNWITTLWRGNIRITVPLIFALGFMSFFVTGGITGLHLGNSTIDIQLHDTYFVVGHFHIVMGVSAFFGMWAGVYQWFPKMFGRKMNDTLGYMHFWGTLIGGYLVFFPMHFMAGVPRRYYAFDQFQTFNNFHDVNVLITVAAFIVFISQFAFLMNFFYSMFKGEKLTEENKNVWDANTLEWTTPVVPGHGNWPGELPTVYRWPYDYSVNGHEFNPQTKPLEEGEHEH, from the coding sequence ATGAGCGAAGCAATAGGACATCAAATAGAAGGGCATGGCAGTCATGCACATGATGATCACCACCATGAAGAAAGTTGGCTGACCAAATATGTATTTAGCCAAGACCATAAAATGATAGCCAAGCAATTTTTGGTTACAGGTATATTTTGGGCAGTTGTAGGTGCATTATTATCTTTATTTTTTAGAATTCAGTTAGCATGGCCTAATGAAACATTTCCTTTTTTAGAAAATGTATTAGGTAGTTGGGCTGAAGGCGGAAAAATAAGTAATGATTTTTACTACGCATTGGTTACTATGCACGGTACTATCTTAGTGTTTTTTGTATTAACAGCAGGCTTAAGTGGTACTTTTAGTAATTTCTTAATTCCTTTACAAATAGGAGCAAGAGATATGGCATCTCCGTTTATGAATATGTTGTCATATTGGTTTTTCTTTGCTGCCAGTGTTGTGTTGTTCGTTTCATTTTTTATTCAAACAGGACCCGCTTCTGGTGGATGGACAGCTTACCCTCCTTTAAATGGTATTAGAGATGTGGCTTTAAACAAAGGCTCCGGTTTAGGATTTGATATGTGGCTTTCAGCTATTACATTATTTGTAATAGGCAGTACTTTAGGTAGTTTAAATTATATTTCTACTATACTTACTATGCGTACAAAAGGTTTGTCTTTAACAAAAATGCCACTTATAATATGGGCGTTAATGTTTACAGCTGTTATTGGTGTGTTAGCATTCCCGGCACTTGTTGCTGCAGCAGGTTTATTAGAATTTGACCGTTTATTAGATACTAGTTTCTTCTTAAATAACATAGTTATAAACGGAGATTTATTAGCATACAAAGGTGGTAGTCCAATTGTATTCCAGCACTTGTTTTGGTTTTTAGGACACCCAGAGGTATATATTATTATACTACCTACTATGGGTATAGTTTCAGAAGTGCTATCTGTACACGCTAAAAAACCGGTATTTGGTTATAAAGCCATGATAATGTCTATGGGAGCTATTGTGGTAATTGGTTTCTTTGTTTGGGCACACCACATGTTTGTTACGGGTATGAGTCCGGCTATAGGAAGAGTATTTGCTATTTTTACATTACTTATTGCCATTCCTTCTGCCATTAAATCTTTTAACTGGATAACAACTTTATGGCGTGGTAATATTAGGATTACCGTTCCATTAATATTTGCTTTAGGCTTTATGTCTTTCTTTGTTACAGGTGGTATCACAGGATTACACTTAGGAAATTCAACTATAGATATTCAATTGCACGATACTTATTTTGTGGTAGGACACTTTCATATAGTAATGGGTGTATCTGCATTTTTTGGTATGTGGGCAGGTGTTTATCAGTGGTTTCCAAAAATGTTTGGCAGAAAAATGAATGACACTTTAGGTTATATGCACTTTTGGGGTACTTTAATAGGTGGATATTTGGTGTTTTTTCCAATGCACTTTATGGCTGGCGTTCCAAGAAGATATTATGCTTTTGACCAGTTCCAAACTTTTAATAATTTCCATGACGTGAATGTATTAATAACTGTAGCGGCATTTATAGTGTTTATTTCTCAATTTGCATTTTTAATGAATTTCTTCTACAGTATGTTTAAAGGAGAAAAATTAACTGAAGAAAATAAAAATGTTTGGGATGCCAATACTTTAGAATGGACAACACCTGTAGTACCTGGGCATGGAAACTGGCCGGGAGAATTACCAACAGTATATCGTTGGCCTTATGATTATAGTGTAAATGGACATGAATTTAACCCTCAAACAAAACCTTTAGAAGAAGGAGAACACGAACATTAA
- a CDS encoding cytochrome c oxidase subunit 3: protein MSADSSSNGEYVVHEWEKLKGVFNASYGKVMMWYFLISDTFIFASFLVAYAAARTAHLDTWPLSSNVFNTLPGIEGNNYPLIFVSIMTFILIISSVTMVRAVQEGFMMNRMGVVKFLIPTILMGLTFLGCQYLEWTHLIHEGMTMWHTPFSASGEGEGPVQFGMFFFTITGFHGLHVLTGVGLNIWLLVETLKGRFDKIGNYGMVEKIGLFWHFVDLVWVYVFLGYYLL from the coding sequence ATGTCAGCAGATTCATCATCAAACGGAGAATACGTAGTTCATGAGTGGGAAAAATTAAAAGGAGTTTTTAATGCTTCCTATGGAAAGGTAATGATGTGGTATTTCTTAATATCAGATACCTTTATTTTTGCCTCATTTTTAGTAGCTTATGCGGCTGCAAGAACGGCACATTTAGATACATGGCCTTTGTCAAGTAATGTTTTTAATACATTGCCGGGTATTGAGGGCAATAATTACCCATTAATATTTGTATCAATAATGACCTTTATATTAATTATAAGCTCAGTAACTATGGTGCGTGCCGTACAAGAAGGGTTTATGATGAATAGAATGGGCGTAGTTAAATTTTTAATACCTACTATTTTAATGGGATTAACTTTCTTAGGGTGTCAGTATTTAGAGTGGACACACTTAATACATGAAGGAATGACTATGTGGCATACACCATTTAGTGCTTCTGGCGAAGGAGAAGGTCCAGTACAATTTGGAATGTTCTTTTTTACCATAACAGGCTTCCACGGATTGCATGTTTTAACAGGTGTAGGTTTAAATATTTGGTTGCTTGTAGAAACGCTTAAAGGTCGTTTTGATAAAATAGGCAACTATGGAATGGTAGAAAAAATAGGACTATTTTGGCACTTTGTTGATTTAGTTTGGGTTTACGTATTCTTAGGATACTACTTATTATAA
- a CDS encoding CBS domain-containing protein: MKISASLYSAKQQDLPSLVHELDELKLDYFHIDCFDKDAEKVAKDITAIKSISNTPIDLHVISSDISKFVSFANEWGVSQLCFQYENLEKGFKLPANNNYKLGLALTNTTDLEVIEPYKNNLDYILLMTTTPGKSGGTFEKSSFERIRKCRALFPNTPIYVDGGINAEVSFILRLLGVSMAVSGSFLVNNNNTAVALSDLRFHQKGSYYLIKDFMLNLDKLPILEMENANFKQAVEAIEQYKMGVVLFTKNGALEGISSNADLRKGLLKNMQNLNNIKLADIINPFPKTIKESNTTYEMLSFIKKSNIPLLFLPVVDNNNKLKGMITFNELIKGEG; the protein is encoded by the coding sequence GTGAAAATTTCGGCTTCATTGTATTCTGCTAAGCAGCAAGACTTGCCTTCTTTGGTTCATGAACTTGATGAGCTTAAACTGGATTATTTCCATATTGATTGTTTTGATAAAGATGCCGAAAAAGTAGCTAAAGATATAACAGCCATTAAAAGCATTTCTAATACACCCATAGATTTGCATGTTATTAGTAGTGATATTTCAAAATTTGTGTCTTTTGCAAATGAGTGGGGCGTTTCTCAGCTTTGTTTTCAGTATGAAAACTTAGAGAAAGGCTTTAAATTGCCTGCAAATAACAATTACAAATTAGGATTAGCACTAACAAACACTACAGATTTAGAGGTTATAGAGCCTTACAAAAATAACTTAGATTATATATTATTAATGACCACTACACCGGGCAAAAGCGGTGGCACTTTTGAAAAAAGTAGTTTTGAACGCATAAGAAAATGCAGAGCACTTTTTCCTAATACGCCTATATATGTAGATGGTGGCATTAATGCCGAAGTATCGTTTATTTTGCGATTATTGGGTGTTAGTATGGCAGTTTCGGGTTCTTTTTTAGTTAATAATAACAATACGGCAGTGGCTCTTTCCGATTTGCGTTTTCATCAAAAAGGGTCGTATTATTTAATAAAAGATTTTATGCTAAATTTAGATAAATTGCCTATTTTAGAAATGGAAAATGCAAATTTTAAGCAAGCCGTAGAAGCTATAGAGCAATATAAAATGGGTGTAGTTTTATTTACAAAAAATGGAGCTTTAGAAGGAATAAGCAGTAATGCAGATTTGCGAAAAGGTTTGCTAAAAAATATGCAAAACTTGAACAATATAAAGTTAGCAGACATTATAAATCCATTTCCAAAAACCATAAAAGAGAGTAATACTACTTATGAAATGCTTTCTTTTATAAAAAAATCAAATATTCCTTTGTTGTTTTTGCCCGTAGTGGATAACAATAATAAACTAAAAGGAATGATAACTTTTAATGAACTAATAAAAGGCGAAGGCTAA
- a CDS encoding cytochrome C oxidase subunit IV family protein encodes MAHMTQEEYKQNVKDVYKTTLILSVVTILEVSLALLYEYKLMEAMSLPRWPLMVFVTIMSLVKAYWIMKVFMHVGHEKKGFVFTLLFPFVFLVWYILSFAYDGFAYYQLREFVYTIFF; translated from the coding sequence ATGGCACATATGACTCAAGAAGAATATAAACAAAACGTTAAAGACGTTTACAAAACAACGCTTATACTATCTGTTGTTACAATTTTGGAGGTTTCTTTAGCTTTGTTATACGAATATAAATTAATGGAAGCCATGTCTTTGCCGCGATGGCCATTAATGGTTTTTGTAACCATAATGAGTTTGGTAAAAGCATACTGGATTATGAAAGTATTTATGCACGTAGGGCACGAGAAAAAAGGCTTTGTGTTTACGCTTTTATTTCCGTTTGTGTTCTTAGTATGGTATATTTTATCATTTGCTTATGACGGATTTGCTTACTATCAACTAAGAGAGTTTGTTTATACCATATTCTTTTAA
- a CDS encoding OmpA family protein, which produces MKKQFMFLVLVVVTASFFSSCKSKGDFPGRIFMPDMNYSNAYEAYASTKYQYQSANDSISAIEPIAGTIPRRYLPNSEEVVNNDAKLMAYLFKNYFKNPIEHPELDNEQRKLAAVMLQNPIMGSDKVLAEGKVKYDIYCAVCHGKKGQADGTVITLPDGSDGPFTSIPPLFENRIVGMSDGELFYSISYGKNMMGGYYSQLSPEDRWKVLHYIKSLAGIKETNTLTKIEVDSIDVSAGSQFDVPNIYYNVGSAQLRPESEYILDQLVSFFDKNPNVVVEIGSHADSRGDFDKNMVLSNDRANSVVTYLTDHGVQANQLMAKGYGVTEPAVDCGENCTGADHQKNRRTTFKILNVN; this is translated from the coding sequence ATGAAGAAACAATTCATGTTTTTAGTACTGGTAGTAGTTACGGCATCTTTCTTTTCGTCTTGCAAAAGCAAAGGCGATTTTCCGGGAAGAATATTTATGCCCGATATGAACTACTCTAATGCTTATGAAGCTTATGCCAGTACAAAATATCAGTATCAGTCAGCAAATGATTCAATTAGTGCCATTGAGCCTATAGCAGGCACTATACCAAGAAGATATTTGCCAAATAGCGAAGAAGTAGTAAATAATGATGCTAAATTAATGGCATACTTATTTAAAAATTATTTTAAAAATCCTATTGAACATCCTGAATTGGATAATGAGCAAAGAAAATTAGCAGCTGTAATGCTTCAAAATCCTATAATGGGTTCCGATAAAGTGTTAGCTGAAGGGAAAGTAAAATATGATATCTATTGTGCTGTTTGCCATGGCAAAAAAGGACAAGCTGACGGTACAGTAATTACTTTACCTGATGGTAGTGATGGCCCTTTTACTTCTATTCCACCATTATTTGAAAACAGAATAGTGGGCATGAGTGACGGAGAGTTATTTTATTCTATTTCTTATGGAAAAAACATGATGGGAGGATATTATTCTCAGTTAAGCCCTGAAGATAGATGGAAAGTGCTACACTACATTAAAAGTTTAGCAGGAATTAAAGAAACAAATACACTAACAAAAATAGAAGTGGATTCTATAGATGTTTCTGCGGGTTCTCAATTTGATGTACCTAATATATATTATAATGTAGGCTCGGCTCAATTAAGACCGGAATCTGAATATATTTTAGATCAATTAGTTAGCTTTTTTGATAAAAACCCTAATGTAGTTGTAGAAATAGGCTCTCATGCCGATTCAAGAGGTGATTTTGATAAAAACATGGTTCTTTCAAATGATAGAGCAAATTCAGTAGTTACTTATTTAACTGACCATGGAGTACAAGCCAATCAACTTATGGCTAAAGGATATGGAGTAACTGAGCCTGCTGTTGATTGTGGAGAAAACTGCACAGGTGCAGATCATCAAAAAAACAGAAGAACAACATTTAAAATTTTAAACGTAAACTAA
- the cyoE gene encoding protoheme IX farnesyltransferase, with product MSQTQSISLTQSAVKAKLSQLAVLYKLRLNTFVVFSSLVGYALLADSYNFISFFLLGLGGFLVSGAANAFNQIIEKDSDALMNRTKSRPLPAEKMTIKEAILWGGLAAVAGLLILSLYFNTVVGLLSAISLITYSFIYTPLKTVHPIAVFVGAIPGALPPMIGAVAASGYLSNTALYLFLIQFIWQFPHFWGIAWVQYDDYKKANIMLLPSSKGKTLGSAINMFVYTLALFPLTVLIYSLGYVHLFGFIVLLIAAVLFIIPSVKLLKNTTDENARKVMFASFLYLPLALVAILLDNLFF from the coding sequence ATGAGTCAAACTCAAAGCATATCATTAACTCAAAGTGCTGTGAAAGCAAAACTTTCTCAGTTGGCAGTGTTGTACAAGCTACGGTTAAATACTTTTGTAGTATTTTCATCGTTGGTTGGGTATGCATTATTGGCAGATTCGTATAATTTTATTTCGTTCTTTTTATTGGGCTTAGGTGGATTTTTGGTTTCGGGAGCAGCCAATGCTTTCAATCAAATTATAGAGAAAGATTCTGACGCTTTAATGAACAGAACCAAAAGCAGACCTTTACCTGCTGAAAAAATGACTATTAAAGAAGCCATTCTTTGGGGTGGTTTAGCTGCTGTAGCAGGATTGCTTATCTTGTCATTGTACTTTAATACAGTTGTAGGTTTATTGTCGGCTATATCGTTAATAACATATTCGTTTATATATACACCATTAAAAACGGTACATCCTATAGCTGTTTTTGTGGGAGCTATACCGGGAGCATTGCCTCCTATGATAGGAGCCGTGGCAGCCAGTGGATATTTGAGCAATACAGCCTTGTATTTATTTTTAATTCAGTTTATTTGGCAGTTTCCTCATTTTTGGGGTATAGCATGGGTACAATATGATGATTATAAAAAAGCTAATATTATGCTTTTGCCTTCAAGTAAGGGTAAAACTTTAGGAAGTGCCATTAATATGTTTGTATATACTTTGGCATTATTTCCACTTACAGTTTTAATATATTCATTGGGGTATGTTCATTTGTTTGGGTTTATAGTGCTTTTAATAGCTGCCGTTTTATTTATTATACCTTCTGTAAAATTGCTTAAAAATACAACTGATGAAAATGCAAGAAAAGTAATGTTTGCATCTTTTCTTTATTTACCTTTGGCTTTGGTAGCAATTTTGTTAGATAATTTATTTTTTTAA